A region from the Curtobacterium sp. MCBA15_012 genome encodes:
- a CDS encoding ribonuclease J, with translation MPTQISTPQPLEPGTLRVIPVGGLGEIGRNMTVYEFEGKLLVVDAGVLFPEEHQPGVDLILPDFSLIRDRLDDVLGVVLTHGHEDHIGAVPYLLKLKGDIPLIGSTLTLALVEAKLKEHRIKPYTLVVAEDQTEQLGPFHLEFVAVNHSIPDALAVAITTPAGRVLHTGDFKMDQLPLDDRITDLRAFARLGEQGVDLFLPDSTNADVPGFTAPERDIGPVLESIISKARKKVVVASFSSHVHRVQQVLDAAAAANRKVAFMGRSMIRNMTIAAELGYLRVPEDVLIDTKKAKNVPDDQVVYMSTGSQGEPMAVLARMANLEHQIEIGEGDTVILASSLIPGNENAVYRVIDGLTKLGAKVVHKGNAKVHVSGHASAGELLYCYNILRPKNVLPVHGEHRHLYANADLAIQTGVPPRNVILGQDGIVVDLKDGAVTVAGQLDIGYVYVDGSTVGEITDADLKDRRVLAEEGFISVFCAVDFTTGQCVVGPEIQSRGFAEDDSVFDSVRPQITKAIAEAAANGTRDAHAFSQVVRRTVGRWVNTKHRRRPMIVPVVIEA, from the coding sequence ATGCCCACCCAGATCTCCACACCGCAGCCGCTCGAACCCGGAACCCTCCGCGTGATCCCCGTCGGGGGTCTCGGCGAGATCGGTCGCAACATGACCGTCTACGAGTTCGAGGGCAAGCTCCTCGTCGTCGACGCCGGCGTGCTGTTCCCCGAGGAGCACCAGCCCGGTGTCGACCTCATCCTCCCGGACTTCTCGCTCATCCGGGACCGCCTCGACGACGTCCTCGGCGTCGTGCTCACCCACGGGCACGAGGACCACATCGGCGCGGTGCCGTACCTGCTCAAGCTCAAGGGCGACATCCCGCTGATCGGCTCGACGCTGACCCTCGCGCTCGTCGAGGCGAAGCTCAAGGAACACCGGATCAAGCCGTACACGCTCGTCGTGGCCGAGGACCAGACCGAGCAGCTCGGCCCGTTCCACCTCGAGTTCGTCGCCGTGAACCACTCCATCCCGGACGCACTCGCCGTCGCGATCACGACCCCCGCGGGGCGCGTGCTGCACACGGGTGACTTCAAGATGGACCAGCTGCCGCTCGACGACCGGATCACGGACCTCCGTGCCTTCGCGCGCCTCGGCGAGCAGGGCGTCGACCTGTTCCTGCCCGACTCGACCAACGCCGACGTCCCGGGCTTCACCGCCCCGGAGCGCGACATCGGCCCGGTCCTCGAGAGCATCATCTCGAAGGCCCGCAAGAAGGTCGTCGTCGCGAGCTTCTCGTCGCACGTGCACCGCGTGCAGCAGGTCCTCGACGCCGCCGCGGCCGCGAACCGCAAGGTCGCGTTCATGGGCCGCTCGATGATCCGCAACATGACGATCGCCGCCGAGCTCGGGTACCTGCGGGTGCCGGAGGACGTGCTGATCGACACGAAGAAGGCCAAGAACGTCCCCGACGACCAGGTCGTCTACATGTCGACCGGCTCGCAGGGCGAACCGATGGCTGTCCTCGCGCGCATGGCGAACCTCGAGCACCAGATCGAGATCGGCGAGGGCGACACCGTCATCCTCGCGTCGAGCCTCATCCCGGGCAACGAGAACGCCGTCTACCGCGTCATCGACGGGCTGACGAAGCTCGGCGCGAAGGTCGTCCACAAGGGCAACGCGAAGGTGCACGTCTCGGGCCACGCATCGGCTGGCGAGCTGCTCTACTGCTACAACATCCTCCGCCCGAAGAACGTCCTCCCCGTGCACGGCGAGCACCGCCACCTGTACGCGAACGCCGACCTGGCGATCCAGACCGGTGTCCCGCCGCGCAACGTGATCCTCGGGCAGGACGGCATCGTCGTCGACCTCAAGGACGGCGCCGTCACGGTGGCCGGCCAGCTCGACATCGGCTACGTCTACGTCGACGGGTCGACCGTGGGCGAGATCACCGACGCCGACCTCAAGGACCGCCGGGTCCTCGCGGAGGAGGGGTTCATCTCGGTCTTCTGCGCCGTCGACTTCACCACGGGCCAGTGCGTGGTCGGGCCGGAGATCCAGTCGCGCGGTTTCGCCGAGGACGACTCGGTCTTCGACAGCGTCCGCCCGCAGATCACCAAGGCCATCGCCGAGGCGGCGGCGAACGGCACGCGCGACGCGCACGCCTTCAGCCAGGTCGTCCGGCGCACCGTCGGCCGCTGGGTGAACACGAAGCACCGTCGGCGCCCGATGATCGTCCCGGTGGTCATCGAGGCGTAG
- a CDS encoding ABC transporter ATP-binding protein, with protein MSLVHVRGLRKSVPLPDGSTLEILRGVDLDVEADSRVAIVGRSGSGKSTLLNVLGLLDTPTDGLHEFDGRDVGRAGSVRRDGIRGADVGFVFQQFNLLQGRTAVENVEVPLLYASGRTFWTRRRAALEMLDRVGLADKADTQPHRLSGGEQQRVAIARALVRGPRLILADEPTGALDVDTGRVVMELLETVASETGAALVTITHDPAVAARADVVHTIDHGVVVDGPVPDGGGAGPTEDVRVAGAGVVA; from the coding sequence ATGAGCCTCGTCCACGTGCGCGGGCTCCGGAAGTCCGTCCCGCTGCCCGACGGGTCGACGCTGGAGATCCTGCGCGGGGTCGACCTCGACGTCGAGGCGGACAGCCGCGTCGCGATCGTCGGTCGCTCCGGCTCGGGGAAGTCCACGCTGCTCAACGTCCTGGGGCTGCTCGACACCCCGACCGACGGGCTGCACGAGTTCGACGGACGCGACGTCGGGCGTGCCGGTTCGGTGCGCCGCGACGGCATCCGGGGCGCCGACGTCGGCTTCGTGTTCCAGCAGTTCAACCTGCTGCAGGGCCGGACCGCGGTCGAGAACGTCGAGGTCCCGTTGCTGTACGCGAGCGGGCGTACCTTTTGGACGCGCCGCCGTGCCGCCCTCGAGATGCTCGACCGCGTCGGGCTCGCCGACAAGGCCGACACCCAGCCGCACCGGTTGTCCGGCGGTGAGCAGCAGCGGGTCGCGATCGCCCGGGCGCTCGTGCGCGGGCCCCGGCTGATCCTGGCCGACGAGCCGACCGGCGCGCTCGACGTCGACACCGGACGCGTCGTGATGGAGCTGCTCGAGACGGTGGCGTCGGAGACCGGAGCGGCGCTCGTCACGATCACGCACGACCCCGCGGTGGCCGCACGGGCGGACGTGGTGCACACGATCGACCACGGGGTGGTCGTGGACGGGCCGGTCCCGGACGGGGGCGGCGCGGGTCCCACCGAGGACGTGCGCGTCGCCGGTGCGGGGGTCGTCGCGTGA
- a CDS encoding efflux RND transporter periplasmic adaptor subunit has translation MTVLRRWVWPGLKFLVFAAIAVALVRLAFFAAQPDGEETTPTAQLEDPTVAVTTGDVVNDVEATGTVESVPSTAVRATAEGTVNRVFVANGTAVQQGTPILDLRVETPSTATAEDGSALPPKVTFATVVAPAAGKVSGLDLVAKQPVAIGDTVARVAPDAYRVSATLAAAQLYRLTARPSEATVTVTDGPAPFTCTNLTLTSAGQDAGSPGSAAGGSQSGDQGAGTGTGGGAGTSGGTQLQCDVPGDVTVFPGLEVKVAVAAGSAKGVLTLPTTAVQGTAQQGVVTVVDDEGKRSERTVQLGLNDGETVEVRAGVAEGDTVLQFVPGKQEQPEDDATEGGTVTGG, from the coding sequence GTGACCGTCCTGCGACGCTGGGTGTGGCCCGGCCTGAAGTTCCTCGTGTTCGCCGCCATCGCGGTGGCCCTCGTCCGCCTCGCGTTCTTCGCGGCCCAGCCCGACGGCGAGGAGACCACGCCGACCGCGCAGCTCGAGGACCCGACGGTCGCGGTGACCACCGGCGACGTCGTCAACGACGTCGAGGCGACCGGGACCGTCGAGTCCGTCCCGTCGACCGCGGTGCGCGCCACGGCCGAGGGCACCGTCAACCGGGTGTTCGTCGCGAACGGCACCGCCGTGCAGCAGGGCACGCCGATCCTCGACCTGCGCGTCGAGACGCCGTCCACCGCGACCGCCGAGGACGGCTCCGCGCTGCCGCCCAAGGTGACGTTCGCCACCGTCGTCGCACCCGCGGCCGGGAAGGTGTCCGGCCTCGACCTCGTGGCGAAGCAGCCCGTCGCGATCGGTGACACCGTGGCGCGGGTCGCCCCGGACGCCTACCGGGTGTCCGCGACGCTCGCCGCGGCGCAGCTGTACCGTCTGACCGCGCGCCCGTCCGAGGCGACGGTCACGGTCACCGACGGCCCGGCCCCGTTCACCTGCACGAACCTCACGTTGACGAGCGCCGGCCAGGACGCCGGCTCACCCGGGTCCGCCGCGGGCGGGTCGCAGTCGGGCGACCAGGGCGCGGGCACCGGCACCGGGGGCGGCGCCGGGACCTCCGGCGGCACGCAGCTGCAGTGCGACGTCCCGGGCGACGTCACGGTGTTCCCCGGGCTCGAGGTGAAGGTCGCCGTCGCGGCGGGTTCGGCGAAGGGCGTGCTGACCCTGCCCACCACGGCCGTGCAGGGCACCGCGCAGCAGGGCGTCGTGACGGTCGTCGACGACGAGGGGAAGCGCAGCGAGCGCACCGTACAGCTCGGCCTGAACGACGGCGAGACCGTCGAGGTGCGCGCCGGCGTGGCCGAGGGCGACACCGTGCTGCAGTTCGTGCCGGGCAAGCAGGAGCAGCCCGAGGACGACGCGACCGAGGGCGGGACGGTGACGGGCGGATGA
- the dapA gene encoding 4-hydroxy-tetrahydrodipicolinate synthase: MSQRENPFGQVLVALVTPFTADGEVDWPGVEQHIDDCITAGADGIVVTGTTGETSTLTDPEKLRLVEVGKSVAAGRAKIITGGGSNETAHAIHLYKQSERAGADGVMIVTPYYNKPTQAGVLTHFRMIADATDLPVILYDIPGRTGIPITYETIVRASKHPNILAVKDAKGDFAEVSRVLNNTDLMYFSGDDTNVLPHLSIGATGLIGVTANITSTPYRTIVDAVNRGDLATATAEHKRVEPLVRAIMTHVPGTVAAKYVLHGLGRIGSPRVRLPLVGPEDSEAYAIETSLEAVRDVPGADFSNFRPDRNAAAGGALPKVPGTTR, translated from the coding sequence GTGTCCCAGCGTGAGAATCCCTTCGGTCAGGTCCTCGTCGCCCTCGTGACGCCGTTCACGGCCGACGGCGAGGTCGACTGGCCCGGCGTCGAGCAGCACATCGACGACTGCATCACCGCCGGCGCCGACGGCATCGTCGTGACCGGCACCACCGGCGAGACGAGCACCCTGACCGACCCGGAGAAGCTCCGCCTGGTCGAGGTCGGCAAGTCCGTCGCCGCGGGCCGCGCGAAGATCATCACGGGCGGTGGCTCGAACGAGACCGCGCATGCGATCCACCTGTACAAGCAGAGCGAGCGGGCCGGCGCGGACGGCGTCATGATCGTCACGCCGTACTACAACAAGCCGACGCAGGCCGGCGTGCTCACGCACTTCCGGATGATCGCGGACGCCACCGACCTGCCGGTGATCCTGTACGACATCCCCGGACGCACCGGCATCCCGATCACGTACGAGACCATCGTGCGCGCGTCGAAGCACCCGAACATCCTCGCCGTGAAGGACGCCAAGGGCGACTTCGCCGAGGTCTCGCGCGTGCTCAACAACACCGACCTCATGTACTTCTCGGGCGACGACACGAACGTCCTCCCGCACCTGTCGATCGGTGCCACGGGGCTCATCGGCGTCACCGCGAACATCACGAGCACGCCGTACCGCACCATCGTCGACGCCGTGAACCGCGGCGACCTGGCGACCGCGACCGCCGAGCACAAGCGCGTCGAACCCCTCGTCCGTGCGATCATGACCCACGTCCCCGGGACCGTCGCCGCGAAGTACGTGCTGCACGGGCTCGGCCGGATCGGCAGCCCGCGCGTGCGGTTGCCGCTCGTCGGCCCCGAGGACAGCGAGGCGTACGCCATCGAGACCTCGCTCGAAGCGGTCCGGGACGTCCCCGGCGCCGACTTCTCGAACTTCCGTCCGGACCGCAACGCAGCGGCGGGCGGCGCACTGCCGAAGGTGCCAGGCACCACACGTTAG